AACTGGCCAGGCTTCCCGTTCCCGCCGCCGGCGTCGTCGCCACGTGGAGAGCGGAGGAGGCGGCTCTTTCCGAGCGCCGCATGCGGCTTGACGATCGGATCGCCGACGAGCGCGAGCGCCAGGCCGGAGACGAGGCGCGGTTAGCCGCATTCGCCGCCGACGGCGCGGCCGTGGACGACGCGACGGCAGGCGTGCTGCGCCGCCGGCGGGACCAAGCCTGGCAAGTGCATCGCGCCAGCCTCGACGAGGGGACGGCAAGTGCTTTCGAGGCGGCATTGCGGGAGGACGATGCCGCCGTGGCACTTCGTCTGGCCTATGCCGAGCGGGTCGCCGAGATACGCGGCCTCGCTCTCGCCATTTCCGAAAGGGGCGCACGGCTTCAGGCGCTGGAGACACAGCGCGCGGCGCTGTCCGAAGAGAGAGAACGGCTGGAGGCGACGGTTGCCGCTGCCGCAGGCGCAGGAGGCTTACCCAACGTGAAGCTCGTGCCGCAACTGGAGGCCTGGCTTGCCACGCGCGCGGCGGCATTGGAGTTGCGCGCCGCTTTGCGCACCACGCGCCTCGCTCACGACAGAGCGTCTGCGGAGGAACAGGCGGCGGCATTCTCGCTGCGGGACGAATTGGTGCAGCTCGGCGTGACGGAGCATTTGCCGGACCGGCTTGATGAACTCCTCGCGAAGGCAGAGCGGATCGCCTCCCATGCGCAAAGTGCCTCGGCCGCGCACACCGCTGCTGTCGCGCAGCTTCGCCGCGTATCCGAAGGCCTGGAAAACCGGGAGGCGGTTCTCGCCGCCGCCGAGGCGGCGATCGCCCGCTGGCAGGAGGAATGGGCCGAGGCACTCGCCGCGACCTGGCTTGCCAACCGCGCCGACCGGCCGCAGCCGCACGAAATCGGTCCGGTGCTCGCCGTTCTGCAGGATTTCGACAAGCTGATGCAGAAGAAGAGCGAGCTCGACCATCGCATCGCCGGCATGCGCAAGGATCAGAAAGGGTTTGCCGAGGCGATCGCGGATATCGCCCGTGAATTGGCAGAGCAGGGAGACGGCGATCCGCTTGCGCTCTACGCCTCGCTGCGCGACCGCATTGCCGCCGCGCATCATCAGGAAGAGCGCCGCCTTGAGGGCTCGGCCAGCATCGCGCGCCTGGAGGACGACCTTCGGCTGCTGCTGAACGAAGAGCGGCAGCACCTGGCGATGAAGCAGGTGGTTTTCGACTTCTTCGGATGCGCGACGCTTGACGAGGCCGGGCACTGCCTGGAGGCGGTGCGCGAGCAGGAGAGGCAACGGCTAAGATCCGCTGAACTCGAGCATGACCTGTTGACCAGGCTCGGCACCGCCACCAGCGAAGAAGCCGAATCGATTCTCGCCGGCGTCGACGAGGCAGAACTGAGACTCGAACTCGCCCGTCTGGAGGAAGCGATCGATGCCGCCGATCGTGACGTCAGCGAGTTGCATTCGGAAGTCAGAAACAAGGAAACGGCGCTTGCGGAAATCGAGGGCGGCGACCGGGTCGCGGAACTTGAGCAGAGGCAGCGAACCATCCTGCTCGACATCGAGCACAAGGCGGTCGGCTATCTGAGGCTCAAGGCGGGCGTCGTAGCCGCCGAGCATGCGCTGCGGCTGTTTCGCGAGCGGCATCGCAGCGCCATGATGCAGCGCGCCTCGCGGACGTTCTCGCACATCAGCGGCGGCGAATATGCCGGCCTCTCGACGCAGGCCGACAAGGGCCAGGAATTCCTGATCGCCAACACCGCGGCGGGCGGCTCGAAGCTCGCCGGCGACCTGTCGAAAGGCACGCGCTTCCAGCTCTACCTCGCCTTGCGGATGGCCGGCTACCACGAGGTCGCCGCCGCTCGCGAGACGCTGCCCTTCATCGCCGACGACATCATGGAAACCTTCGACGACAACCGCGCCGGCCGCGCCTTCGAGTTGATGGCCGAGATGGCACGCGTCGGCCAGGTGGTCTACTTGACCCACCACGAGCACCTTTGCGACATCGCCCGCAGCGCCTGTCCCGGCGTTAAGCTTCACAAGCTGTAGCGGCCGGGCGGAAAAGCGCTAAGGTGCCCATGCTGTTGCCCGCATCGCAGGCGACGCTTCGACGCGATTTGCCAGGAGGAGGTTCGGATGGAAATCTTTGAATGTGGATCGAGACCGTCGTCCCGCGGCCCGGCCGAGTATTTTGAGGGCGCCGTCCGCATCGACCCGGCCTTCGAGGCGCCTCAGCCGGCCCGGGTGCGCGGCGCGACGGTGACCTTCGAGCCCGGCGCCCGCACCGCCTGGCACACCCACCCGCTCGGCCAGACCCTGATCGTCACGTCCGGCCGCGGCCTTGCACAAAGCTGGGGCGGCGACCTCTGCGAGATCCGCGCCGGCGACGTCGTCTGGTTCCCGCCGGGCGAGAAGCACTGGCACGGCGCGGCCGCGGATACCGGAATGACGCATATCGCCATCCAGGAGGCGCTGGATGGAAAGGTGGTCGACTGGCTGGAGCATGTGACGGACGAGCAGTATCGGGGGGAGTGACGAGGACGCGTGGGCGACGCTCGTTTGCCACTCGTGTTCAATTTCAAACTCTCGGAAAAATGGTGGGCGATGAGAGACTCGAACTCCCGACATCCTCGGTGTAAACGAGGCGCTCTACCAACTGAGCTAATCGCCCTTTCGCGTGTCGAACCAATCTGTCCGCCGCGTCGGTGGGCGTGATCTATGCGCTACCGGCGAAAACCGCAAGAGCATTCGATCGATTTTTTGATATTTTTTGCGAGCGGGTCGCCATGCCTACCGGTCGCGCACCGCTGGCGCTGTGGACAAATCTCCGACGGGGAGGGGCGCACCGGCGGTGGCGGTCTTGACGGAGTCGAGCGACGGAGAAGGGTCGCCGCGATCGCCGCGCCTTGCGTAGATTTTTGTCCTTTAGAATAGCCTGTGGAGCAAAATTCCGTCCGTCACGGATTTGTCTTCAAACACGCTTGACACCCCCATGCGAACCGCTTAGTTAGCCGCTCATCGAAACGGCAGGGCCGCTTTGATGAATGGGGCGCGCGAGTGCCCCAACCAGTTCGAGAGATGCGGGTGTAGCTCAGTCGGTTAGAGTGCCGGCCTGTCACGCCGGAGGTCGCGGGTTCGAGCCCCGTCACTCGCGCCACTCTTCTGGTCCATTGGCCTTCTCAAGGAGTGTCGATGGTGAGATAATGGCCAGCCATGGCCACAATGCGCGGGTGTAGCTCAGTCGGTTAGAGTGCCGGCCTGTCACGCCGGAGGTCGCGGGTTCGAGCCCCGTCACTCGCGCCATTTCTCTTCCTTCCATCCCTCAAGGCAAGTCGACCAGTTTGTGCGTTGCGGCAATGTGTCTCGGGACGGTCGTCGCGAGCGGGATGAGTCCGCTCCCGCAATTCCGCACTTCGGTGTGTCAACGGTGCGAAACTGCCGTTCAAACCTGTGGCGCGAACCGGTTTAAATGCCGCGTCGAGGCTTGCACATGGGCGCGGGCTGCGCTAACCACTCTGGCGTTGCAACATGATTTTCGGCCTGCGGCATTCGTTGTTCAAGCGCCTCTCCCGGTGCGCTTCGCAGGCAGGGACGGATAACAATGACAGAACTTCTCGGTTCCTACGTTCCGATCGCGATTTTCATTGGAATCGCTCTTGTGATCGGCCTCGCACTCCTGATCGCTCCCTTCGCAGTTGCCTTCAAGGCGCCCGATTCGGAAAAGCTGTCGGCCTACGAGTGCGGCTTCAATGCGTTCGACGACGCCCGCATGAAGTTCGACATCCGCTTCTATCTCGTGTCGATCCTCTTCATCATCTTCGATCTGGAAGTCGCCTTCCTGTTCCCCTGGGCGGTTTCGTTCGGGGAGCTCGGCTGGTTCGGCTTCTGGTCGATGATGGTTTTCCTCCTGGTGCTGACGGTCGGCTTTATCTATGAATGGAAAAAGGGAGCGCTGGAATGGAACTAGCATCCGGCACCACGCTCGTTGCGCCGCAGCCGAAGGGCATCATCGATCCCGCGACCGGCAAGCCGATCGGCAGCAATGACGCATTCTTCGGCGAGATCAACAACGAGCTCGCCGACAAGGGCTTCCTCGTCACCTCGACCGATGAGCTGATCAACTGGGCGCGCACCGGCTCGCTGATGTGGATGACCTTCGGTCTCGCCTGCTGCGCCGTCGAGATGATGCAGATGTCGATGCCGCGCTACGACGCCGAACGCTTCGGCTTTGCGCCGCGCGCCTCGCCGCGCCAGTCCGACGTCATGATCGTCGCCGGCACGCTGACCAACAAGATGGCGCCGGCGCTGCGCAAGGTCTACGACCAGATGCCCGAGCCGCGCTACGTCATCTCGATGGGCTCCTGCGCCAATGGCGGCGGCTACTATCACTATTCCTATTCGGTGGTGCGCGGCTGCGACCGCGTCGTGCCCGTCGATATCTATGTGCCAGGCTGTCCTCCCACGGCAGAAGCGCTGCT
This DNA window, taken from Sinorhizobium fredii NGR234, encodes the following:
- a CDS encoding ATP-binding protein — its product is MRLQQLDLVRFGKFTGRSLDFGAARPEEPDFHLVYGPNEAGKSTLFAGFLDLLFGIERTSPYGFLHPYQTMRIGGIVEAGGKRHHAYRIKRNANSLVGPDEQPLPDNLFSSALGAIDRDTYRMMFSLDDESIEEGGEAILKSEGELGSLLFSASSGLPDSSAVLANLRAEADAFFRPQARKHRLAELKAELDVLKSERKTVDINAREYADLRKTLTKSRERHDAAAQRRAELRVRRDRLRAELEALPLLARLRSAREQLAGTEALPVPPQDWWNDVPALRRQEIEITTRLRQSDEELARRRMELEGLPRDEQALALTGRFEALRESALDARYQTAARDMPSRLDELARTSAEIRACLIRLGEAENSDPESLVLPTARAARLQELVRQHAGLAEKLASAREELDSARRDRAHVERELGRLKSGVADTGRLVERLHVLRQSDCLLRQEAASGEVDRLEAVLADAMDGLRPFAGDVDELARLPVPAAGVVATWRAEEAALSERRMRLDDRIADERERQAGDEARLAAFAADGAAVDDATAGVLRRRRDQAWQVHRASLDEGTASAFEAALREDDAAVALRLAYAERVAEIRGLALAISERGARLQALETQRAALSEERERLEATVAAAAGAGGLPNVKLVPQLEAWLATRAAALELRAALRTTRLAHDRASAEEQAAAFSLRDELVQLGVTEHLPDRLDELLAKAERIASHAQSASAAHTAAVAQLRRVSEGLENREAVLAAAEAAIARWQEEWAEALAATWLANRADRPQPHEIGPVLAVLQDFDKLMQKKSELDHRIAGMRKDQKGFAEAIADIARELAEQGDGDPLALYASLRDRIAAAHHQEERRLEGSASIARLEDDLRLLLNEERQHLAMKQVVFDFFGCATLDEAGHCLEAVREQERQRLRSAELEHDLLTRLGTATSEEAESILAGVDEAELRLELARLEEAIDAADRDVSELHSEVRNKETALAEIEGGDRVAELEQRQRTILLDIEHKAVGYLRLKAGVVAAEHALRLFRERHRSAMMQRASRTFSHISGGEYAGLSTQADKGQEFLIANTAAGGSKLAGDLSKGTRFQLYLALRMAGYHEVAAARETLPFIADDIMETFDDNRAGRAFELMAEMARVGQVVYLTHHEHLCDIARSACPGVKLHKL
- a CDS encoding (R)-mandelonitrile lyase: MEIFECGSRPSSRGPAEYFEGAVRIDPAFEAPQPARVRGATVTFEPGARTAWHTHPLGQTLIVTSGRGLAQSWGGDLCEIRAGDVVWFPPGEKHWHGAAADTGMTHIAIQEALDGKVVDWLEHVTDEQYRGE
- a CDS encoding NADH-quinone oxidoreductase subunit A — its product is MTELLGSYVPIAIFIGIALVIGLALLIAPFAVAFKAPDSEKLSAYECGFNAFDDARMKFDIRFYLVSILFIIFDLEVAFLFPWAVSFGELGWFGFWSMMVFLLVLTVGFIYEWKKGALEWN
- a CDS encoding NuoB/complex I 20 kDa subunit family protein codes for the protein MELASGTTLVAPQPKGIIDPATGKPIGSNDAFFGEINNELADKGFLVTSTDELINWARTGSLMWMTFGLACCAVEMMQMSMPRYDAERFGFAPRASPRQSDVMIVAGTLTNKMAPALRKVYDQMPEPRYVISMGSCANGGGYYHYSYSVVRGCDRVVPVDIYVPGCPPTAEALLYGVLLLQKKIRRTGTIER